The genomic region ACCAACGCTTTGACTTGATTGAAATAACTATTTTTTAATTCTTCAAATGTAATGTTCCTTGCTGCAGGATCGTTTACATCTGGTGAGATCGATGCAGTTTTGGGTGTAGGGCCAACAGCCCCTGCTACAAATCTTGGTTTATCTTTCGTTGAAAATTTGTCTACCGCTTGGCGCGCTAATTTGGCAGACGCCACGTTCATTTCATATGCTAAATCTGACATTGCATAATCATCTTGCGCTATTTCTGTTGCACCAAAAGTATTCGTTTCAATAATGTCAGAGCCTGCTTCCAAGTATGCTTCGTGAATACTTTGAATAATTTGAGGTTGAGTAAGGCTTAATAACTCGTTATTGCCTTTAAGAAATAATTCACGTTTACCTTCTGGCCCTGAAAATTTTGCAAAACGACCCTCATCTCCACCGCGGTAATCTTCTTCGGTAAGTTTATGTTGTTGGATCATGGTGCCCATTGCGCCATCCAGCAATAAAATACGCTCGGCTAAGAGTTTTCTCAGTATTTTTTCTTGATCAGTCATGAAGTCCTGTGGCATTGAATTTTTAGAGATGTATTAGGCATTATTAATAGCCTAAAGTGTAGCAAGAAACCAAAAGGTCATTATTTTTTACGTGCTTCAATCTCGAATAGTTTCTTTTCTAGTTCTTCTAATTTTTGGCGCGTACGTTTTAGAACTTCCGTTTGAACATCAAACTCTTCACGGGTGACAAGCTCCATTTTAGTGAACATGCCCTTTAATAGTGCATCGATATTCTTTTCGATGTCAGGCATGGGTGAATCCTTTACTATCTCTCTGATTTTATTAGATATTTCGTTTAATTTTTCATTATTTAGCATGATAAATTTCCTTTTGATTCAAGAGTTTATCAGATTTAAACCCACATTAAGTGCATATTAGCTCTTTGCTATCTATGGTGATGTTTACTAACTCATTGATTTTAATATAATAAGTAAGTTGGCACGGAAATTGCTTTTATTATTGTGTGAATATAAAAATAACTAATCACATTATTTTCAGGAAATTTTTACTTAAAGGAGTTTTAAAAATGCGTAAATCGCTTATTACAACAGCAGTGTTAGGAGCTCTTGCAGCGCCTTCATTTGTTTTTGCAGCTGACGCTGCACCTGCATCTGATTTTACGGCTTCATATAATGTAGGACTTTTTAGTCAATACATTTTCCGTGGATTGACCCAAACAAATAACAAACCTGCGCTTCAAGGTGGTTTTGATGTAAACCATAAAAGCGGTCTTTATATTGGTGGCTGGGCTTCAAACGTGAGCTGGTTAAGGGATAACCAAGGTTATGTTACTAATGGTGGTGTTTACTCATCTGGTGGGTCTCTGGAAATTGATATCTATGGCGGATTTAAAACCGACGTTAAAGGTATAGGTATTGATTTAGGCGCTCTACAATACTATTACCCTGGAGCTCATAATCAACTCTATGATAAAGCGAATACCACAGAATTATATGGGGCATTATCGTATGGTTGGCTCCAAGCAAAAGTCTCCGGTGTGGTTTCGAAAGACGCTTGGGGATTTGGTAAAAAATATAACGTTAATAGCGGTGGTGACGATGAAAGAGGTACTTATTATGCCGAGCTCAACGCCAATATTCCTCTAGCAGATACAGGCCTTACAGCCCTAATCCATGTGGGTCGCCAGGAGTTTAATCAGGCAAAAATAGATAGCGCTTCTCCAGATGCAAGTTATACGGACTGGAAACTTGGGCTTACAAAAGGATTTGACGGTGGCTTAAATATCGGTGCTTTCTATACTGATACTAATATAAGTACAGCTAATGCCGCGGCTAACTGGACTTATGCCAACAAAAATATCGGTGATAGCACAGGTACAGTATTTGTACAAAAAACGTTCTAAAAATAATAATTAAGACAAGGGCCTAAGGCCAAGGCCCTTTCTTGATTTTTTTAAACCTCAAGGGGAATTAACATGAAATTTGTAACAGCAATCATCAAGCCTTTTAAGCTAGATGAAGTTCGTGAAGCTCTCTCCTCCATTGGAGTTCAGGGAATCACAGTGACCGAAGTCAAAGGATTTGGTCGTCAAAAAGGCCATACGGAACTTTATCGCGGCGCCGAATATGTCATCGATTTTTTACCTAAAGTAAAAATCGAAGCAGCCATCCCAAATAAATTACTCAAACGTGCAGTTGAAGTGATTCAAAAGTCAGCGCTCACCGGCAAAATTGGTGACGGCAAAATTTTTGTGATGGAACTCGAAGAAGTTTATCGCATACGAACCGGTGAAGCCGGGGAGGACGCTCTTTAATCAGAGGAATAAAATTATGAAAAAACTATTATCAACTTTCGCATTAATTAGCTTCTTATGCATAAACTTTTTAGGCATGACAAGTGTAAGTTTTGCTGATGAAGCAACTTCAGTAAAAGCGAGTGATGCTGTGACTTTAGTAGCAGACGCAACTCCCGCTGAAAAACCTGCTGAAGCAAAAGATGAACCTCCTGCACCGACGCCTAACAAAGGTGACACTGCATGGATGATCATGGCTACGATTCTGGTGACCTTAATGGTGATTCCAGGTTTAGCACTCTTCTATGGTGGATTAGTCAGATCAAAAAATATGTTATCTGTACTCATGCAAACTTTCGTTGTGTTTTCACTCATGGGTGTTTTATGGGCGATCTATGGATACAGCGTTGCATTTACAGGCGGCAGTCCATTTTATGGTGGCTTCAGTAAGTTATTTTTAAGTGGTATCACACCAGATTCAGTGGGTGCTACTTTTAGCAAAGGTGTAGTGATTCCTGAATTTATCTTTGTAGCTTTCCAATTACCTTTCGCGGCTATTACGCCCGCTTTAATTATTGGTGCATTTGCTGAGCGTATGAAATTTTCAGCGGTACTTTTATTCTTAATCATTTGGTTCACATTTGCATACTTACCGATGGCACACATGGTGTGGTATTGGGACGGTCCAGATGCAATCACTGATGCTAAATCATTAGAAACAGTCATTGGAAATGCAGGCTGGTTATGGGCTAAAGGTGCACTCGATTTTGCTGGTGGCACAGTGGTTCATATTAATGCCGGTATCGCAGCCCTTGTAGCCGCTCTTATGGTGGGTAAAAGAATTGGATATGGCAAGGAAGCTATGCCTCCGCACAGTCTTACATTAACCATGGTGGGTGCATCTTTACTATGGGTGGGTTGGTTTGGTTTCAATGCAGGTTCAAATCTTGAAGCGACAGGATTAGCAGCATTAGCTTTCGTAAATACTATGCTTGCAACGGCTGCTGCAACACTTTCCTGGATCGCATTTGAATGGATCTTAAAATCAAAACCATCTATGTTAGGTGCAGCATCAGGCGCAGTTGCTGGTCTTGTAGCCATTACTCCAGCATGTGGATTTGTGGGCCCAATAGGCGCGCTTGTTATAGGTGCAGGTGTATCTCCAATCTGCTTATTCTTCGTATCTAAAGTTAAAAAGGCTTTTGGTTACGACGATACACTTGATGTTTTTGGTGTGCACGGTGTGGGTGGTATCTTCGGTGCAATTATGACCGGTGTATTCGTAAGCCCAGCATTAGGTGGTACCGGTGTTTATGATTATGTTGCAAATAAAGTAGGTGAGTTTGATATGCATACGCAAGTCATGTCTCAACTATGGGCAGTGGGTACAGCCGTTGTGGTATCAGCAACTGTATCTTATGTTGCTTTAAAACTTATAGATATGACGATTGGTTTACGTGTGAAACCAGATGCTGAGCGTGAAGGCTTAGACATTGCTGAGCACGGTGAACAGGCATATCACAAATAAAATATCCTGAAAGTAGTTACTTCTCAAGGGCGCTTTTTAAGCGCCCTTTTTTTATCCATAAAATTGAATCGCTTAAAGTTATAATAGAGACTATGTTTAAAAAGTTTTCTTTTTTCAATCGAGCATTTCTTAGAAATGCTTTTTTACTTATTTTAAGCCCCAAGCTTTTTTTTAATCACGGGCACATTCCACCAAAGAACCATAAAATCCCAAATCGCTTTTTTGGATTAAGCCTTACTATTGAAGATTTAATTGAAGACCCAATAGGTGTCGTTGAAATGTGTCGTCAGCATAAAATTCGTGATGTAACGCTTCTTATTCCATCCAATCGTATCAGTGAATTTAGTGCGACATTTATGGATGACCTCATTGGGCACGATATTAAATTTAATCTCAAATTAGTGCTGATAAATGAGGAAGATATCTATCTGCAATGGCGAGAGCTTTTAGATCTTACATTGCTAGGCTATCAAGCTCACATTTCATCCATTGAAATCGAAATGACGGGCTTTACTCAGAAAGCATTACATACGTTCTTAAATATCTGGACCATGACGTTTAACATTGCGAGACTGAAAAAGATTAAAGTCGCAGGCCCTTCTATTCCTTCATTTAGCCCTTTCTTTAATGACATGGTATTTAAGCTTTTAAAAGACAAATATCAACTACCTGATATTCATACGATCAATTTAACGAATGAAATGGATAAAGAGCCCGAGCTCATTTATTCAAATTTCTTGATTCCTAAATTAGGTAAGCTTTTTAAATTCAATCTCATAAAAAAATTAGCGCTCGTTCAAAGAATTGCGGAAAGTTTTAACATCAAAACCATTTATGGAACGATTGAATTAAAGCGTCATGAAATTACTTCTTACACACTACGAGCGATTTCTTTACTGATTGCATCAGGCCGACTCACTAAACTATATGTGCCTTACAGGAATGCCGAAGGTATTCTTTTTCTAGTGGATCGTATGGAGGGCATGACTTATCTAGGCTCTTTATTTCATGATGCATCTTTTGAAATTCATCACTTCAAAAATGAGAAAGAACAAATGCATGCCATATGGGCGCGAGATGATAAGACCTTAAATCCAGAGAATTTTTATCATATTGAAGATATCTACTCTGCTAAAATATTTGATAGTCATGGTGACATCATTGATCGTAATGAATTCAAAATTACAGATACGCCCATCTACCTTGTCTGGAGATCGATCGACCCTATTACCTTCATTGATACACCAAAAGCCTTAGATCTTAATGTCACCAATATCATGGCCCTATCATGAAAATCATGAGGTCTAATTCATTACCTGTTCCGTGTATTTAATATAGATGCAGCCTATAGTTTGTCCAATGCATCTTGAATGCAGATTGTTAACCCTCATAGGAGAAATATTATGTGGACAACTCCAGCAGCTACAGAAATGCGTTTTGGCTTTGAAGTGACTATGTACGTAATGAACAAGTAATTGTTCGTTAACTACGGTTACATAAAAAAGGAAGCTTTATAGCTTCCTTTTTTTTATTTGGAAGCTTCCTCAATACGATTGCGTTTCATGGCAAATTCTTGCGTCGCAATTGGGAATACATAATCCTTAGGGAGTAATGCCCAAATTTTTCCCTGTTGTTTCATGGAGCCTGCTTTCCGTCCAGCATCATCGCCAGTCCCCCAATAGAAATCTGCACGAACACCACCTCGAATTGCCCCGCCTGTGTCCTGAGCGATCATCAAGCGATCGAGGGGCTCATTCGTATTAGGTTGAGTTGTGGATAAGAAAATAGGTGCGCCTAATGGAATAAATTTAGGATCGATCGCAACACTTCGCTCGGCTTCGATCGACACTCCTAAAGCGCCGATCGGTCCTGGTAAGTCACTTGGTAATTTTCTAAAAAATACATAGCTTGCATTAACATTTAAAAAATCTTTAAGTTTAACAATATTTTTTTTCGCCCAATTTTTAATGCCTTCCATTGAAGCTTCAGCCATAGTGATTTCTTTTTTCTGAATGAGCACTGAACCAATCGCTTTAAATGGATATCCATTTTGGTCGGCATACCCAATTTGCATGGCTTCCCCATTATCAAAATGAATAATACCTGATCCTTGAATCTCTAAAAAGAATGCCTCCACAGGGTCTTCTACCCAAACAATCTCATTGCCAGCTAAAGGAGAGCCTTTTCCATCAATCTCAGCTCTTGATAAATAAGGCACTAATTTGTTTCCCACTAATTTTCCGCGCAAACGTTTTGATTTAAGTTCTGGATATACCTCACTCAGATCCACAGTAATTAAATCTTTAGGTGTTGTGTAGAGAGGGATTTTGTAATTTGACGTTTTAACCTTACTACCTTTTAAGATAGGCTGATAATAACCAGTAATAATACCGGTTTCGGAGCCATCCATATTACTTGCAGTATAGACATTAAAATAGTTTTTAAAATAGTTTTTAATGTTTTCATCACTTGGCTCTTTGATGTCGTCCGCAAAATCACATACTTTTTTCCAGGCATCTTTTTGTTTTAATGCAGAACAACTTCTAAGCCATGCCGTCCAGGCAGGAAGTAAATTGTCACTTTGAAATGAAGATTCAATCACACTCCAATCTGACTTTTTTAAGAGTCCATACTCAGGAATTTTTGCGAGATCTTCTTTTTCAGTTTTAATTTTTGGGCAGTCACAATTAGATTTTGTAACAGAAACTTTTTCTCCCTTATATGGGGTCTCTGCGCATGAGACAAGAAATAAAGTAAGTAAGAATATAATGAAATGTCTCATTTAATGGAGCGTCCTTGGCATCGATAAAATAAACATAGGAATTTCTGCATCAAATGCAGTGCCATCTTCGGACACCATCTGATAACTGCCATGCATGGAGCCTACAGGTGTATTAAGTTCAGTACCACTTGTATAAGTATAGGATTCATGCGGTTGAATAAGAGGCTGTTCACCGACCACACCTAAGCCTTTCACTTCAAAAGTTTCTTCATTGGCATCTGTAATAATCCAATGACGGCTCACAAGTTGCGCTGGAACTAGTCCATCATTGCTTATTGTAACGGTGTAATTAAAAAAGTACCGGTTATGCTCAATACTAGATTTTTCTTCTACAAAATGGGTTTCAACATTAATACGAATCGCATGTAATTTTGTAGATCCCATGATATTAGGAAATCATACCTTGCGACGGGGAGCTTGGTGATGCTGAATATAATTTCTTAGCCATGCGTCCTGCAAGATATGCTTCGCGTCCAGCTTCAATAGCTTTTTTCATAGCACTTGCCATCATGATTGGATCATTCGCACTTGCAATTGCTGTATTCATAAGGACACCTTCGCAACCTAATTCCATAGCAATCGCTGCATCTGAAGCGGTACCGACACCTGCATCGACTAAAACTGGGACTTTTGCATGCTCAATAATAATTTGTAAATTCCATGGATTTAAAATCCCCATGCCAGAACCAATGAGAGAAGCCAAAGGCATGATGGCACAGCACCCAATATTTTCTAGTTCTTTTGCCACGATCGGATCGTCTGATGTGTATACCATCACATCAAAACCTTCTTTGATCAAGACTTCTGCAGCTTTTAAAGTTTCAATCACATTGGGATAAAGTGTTTTAGGGTCGCCTAAAACTTCTAACTTAACAAGCGTATGGCCATCTAATAATTCACGCGCCAAACGAAGCGTTCTTACTGCATCATCGGCTGAATAACATCCGGCCGTATTAGGAAGATAGGTAAAACGATTGGGCGGGACAAAATCAAGAAGGGAGGGTTCACCTTCATTTTGACCAATATTAGTTCGACGAATCGCAACTGTAATAATTTCCGCACCACTCGCATCAATCGCGAGCCTTGTTTCCTCAAAGTTTTTATACTTACCAGTGCCAACCAATAGTCGTGATTGGTAACTTTTACCTGCGATGAAGAGTGAATCTTTTTTTTGTATCATCTTAACCACCACCTACCGCGCCCACAATTTCTAATTGGTCGCCATCTTGAAGTGTGATTTTTTGAAATTCCGATTTTGAAATAATCATGCCATTCTTTTCGATCGCAATACGTTTACCCAAAAGATTAAGTTGCAT from Candidatus Methylopumilus universalis harbors:
- a CDS encoding accessory factor UbiK family protein, yielding MLNNEKLNEISNKIREIVKDSPMPDIEKNIDALLKGMFTKMELVTREEFDVQTEVLKRTRQKLEELEKKLFEIEARKK
- a CDS encoding TorF family putative porin; the encoded protein is MRKSLITTAVLGALAAPSFVFAADAAPASDFTASYNVGLFSQYIFRGLTQTNNKPALQGGFDVNHKSGLYIGGWASNVSWLRDNQGYVTNGGVYSSGGSLEIDIYGGFKTDVKGIGIDLGALQYYYPGAHNQLYDKANTTELYGALSYGWLQAKVSGVVSKDAWGFGKKYNVNSGGDDERGTYYAELNANIPLADTGLTALIHVGRQEFNQAKIDSASPDASYTDWKLGLTKGFDGGLNIGAFYTDTNISTANAAANWTYANKNIGDSTGTVFVQKTF
- the glnK gene encoding P-II family nitrogen regulator, producing MKFVTAIIKPFKLDEVREALSSIGVQGITVTEVKGFGRQKGHTELYRGAEYVIDFLPKVKIEAAIPNKLLKRAVEVIQKSALTGKIGDGKIFVMELEEVYRIRTGEAGEDAL
- a CDS encoding ammonium transporter — its product is MKKLLSTFALISFLCINFLGMTSVSFADEATSVKASDAVTLVADATPAEKPAEAKDEPPAPTPNKGDTAWMIMATILVTLMVIPGLALFYGGLVRSKNMLSVLMQTFVVFSLMGVLWAIYGYSVAFTGGSPFYGGFSKLFLSGITPDSVGATFSKGVVIPEFIFVAFQLPFAAITPALIIGAFAERMKFSAVLLFLIIWFTFAYLPMAHMVWYWDGPDAITDAKSLETVIGNAGWLWAKGALDFAGGTVVHINAGIAALVAALMVGKRIGYGKEAMPPHSLTLTMVGASLLWVGWFGFNAGSNLEATGLAALAFVNTMLATAAATLSWIAFEWILKSKPSMLGAASGAVAGLVAITPACGFVGPIGALVIGAGVSPICLFFVSKVKKAFGYDDTLDVFGVHGVGGIFGAIMTGVFVSPALGGTGVYDYVANKVGEFDMHTQVMSQLWAVGTAVVVSATVSYVALKLIDMTIGLRVKPDAEREGLDIAEHGEQAYHK
- the pqqA gene encoding pyrroloquinoline quinone precursor peptide PqqA — its product is MWTTPAATEMRFGFEVTMYVMNK
- a CDS encoding murein transglycosylase A, translated to MRHFIIFLLTLFLVSCAETPYKGEKVSVTKSNCDCPKIKTEKEDLAKIPEYGLLKKSDWSVIESSFQSDNLLPAWTAWLRSCSALKQKDAWKKVCDFADDIKEPSDENIKNYFKNYFNVYTASNMDGSETGIITGYYQPILKGSKVKTSNYKIPLYTTPKDLITVDLSEVYPELKSKRLRGKLVGNKLVPYLSRAEIDGKGSPLAGNEIVWVEDPVEAFFLEIQGSGIIHFDNGEAMQIGYADQNGYPFKAIGSVLIQKKEITMAEASMEGIKNWAKKNIVKLKDFLNVNASYVFFRKLPSDLPGPIGALGVSIEAERSVAIDPKFIPLGAPIFLSTTQPNTNEPLDRLMIAQDTGGAIRGGVRADFYWGTGDDAGRKAGSMKQQGKIWALLPKDYVFPIATQEFAMKRNRIEEASK
- the apaG gene encoding Co2+/Mg2+ efflux protein ApaG codes for the protein MGSTKLHAIRINVETHFVEEKSSIEHNRYFFNYTVTISNDGLVPAQLVSRHWIITDANEETFEVKGLGVVGEQPLIQPHESYTYTSGTELNTPVGSMHGSYQMVSEDGTAFDAEIPMFILSMPRTLH
- a CDS encoding thiazole synthase, with product MIQKKDSLFIAGKSYQSRLLVGTGKYKNFEETRLAIDASGAEIITVAIRRTNIGQNEGEPSLLDFVPPNRFTYLPNTAGCYSADDAVRTLRLARELLDGHTLVKLEVLGDPKTLYPNVIETLKAAEVLIKEGFDVMVYTSDDPIVAKELENIGCCAIMPLASLIGSGMGILNPWNLQIIIEHAKVPVLVDAGVGTASDAAIAMELGCEGVLMNTAIASANDPIMMASAMKKAIEAGREAYLAGRMAKKLYSASPSSPSQGMIS
- the thiS gene encoding sulfur carrier protein ThiS, which codes for MNLKINGNIKSFDDTSMTIEGLVMQLNLLGKRIAIEKNGMIISKSEFQKITLQDGDQLEIVGAVGGG